One stretch of Caldinitratiruptor microaerophilus DNA includes these proteins:
- a CDS encoding MBL fold metallo-hydrolase, with product MNISEVAPGLYLVPVPIPVPLKYVNCYAARGRSGWTLVDTGFHDAGAEAAWQAAFRQLGFGPRDVERVVVTHYHPDHYGASGWLQQLTGAPVLMLDREAAMTELMWDPAFRQGAELAAFFRRNGMPEPLTREMDWYQGKLQALVSPRPKVTTVREGDRIPVGDRLFEVLWAPGHSDGLMVLWNEEERILLADDMVLVKITPNVSLWPRMNPDPLGDFLGSLEKVGRLPAVLTLTGHRQPVYDLAGRCAELARHHDERLNAAMELAGGGATAWEVSLGLFGEQDNLHNARFAVAETLSHLEYLHRRGFLARDEDEGIVRYRRSEPRRAVSVAP from the coding sequence ATGAACATCTCGGAAGTCGCGCCAGGTCTCTACCTGGTTCCGGTTCCCATCCCGGTCCCGCTCAAGTACGTCAACTGCTACGCCGCCCGGGGGCGCAGCGGGTGGACGCTGGTGGACACGGGCTTCCACGACGCGGGCGCCGAAGCGGCCTGGCAGGCGGCGTTCCGCCAGCTGGGCTTCGGCCCCCGGGACGTCGAGCGCGTGGTGGTGACCCACTACCACCCCGACCACTACGGGGCCTCCGGGTGGCTCCAGCAGCTCACCGGGGCGCCGGTGCTGATGCTCGACCGGGAAGCGGCCATGACGGAACTCATGTGGGACCCCGCCTTCCGGCAGGGGGCCGAGCTGGCCGCGTTCTTCCGGCGCAACGGGATGCCCGAACCGCTCACCCGGGAGATGGACTGGTACCAGGGCAAGTTGCAGGCGCTCGTTTCCCCCCGGCCAAAGGTAACGACCGTTCGGGAGGGAGACCGGATCCCGGTCGGGGACCGGCTCTTCGAGGTCCTCTGGGCCCCCGGCCACAGCGACGGCCTCATGGTGCTCTGGAACGAGGAGGAGCGTATCCTCCTGGCGGACGACATGGTCCTCGTCAAGATCACGCCCAACGTCTCGCTGTGGCCCCGCATGAACCCGGACCCGCTCGGGGACTTCCTCGGGTCGCTGGAGAAGGTGGGCCGGCTCCCCGCCGTCCTGACCCTCACCGGCCACCGCCAGCCCGTGTACGACCTGGCCGGCCGCTGCGCCGAACTCGCCCGGCACCACGACGAACGGCTCAACGCCGCCATGGAGCTCGCCGGCGGCGGCGCCACCGCGTGGGAGGTGTCCCTGGGGCTGTTCGGCGAGCAGGACAACCTCCACAACGCCCGCTTCGCCGTGGCCGAGACCCTCTCCCACCTGGAGTACCTCCACCGCCGCGGGTTCCTCGCCCGGGACGAGGACGAGGGCATCGTGCGCTACCGCCGGTCGGAGCCGCGCCGCGCCGTGAGCGTGGCGCCGTAG
- a CDS encoding LytR/AlgR family response regulator transcription factor has protein sequence MQKGTGQAAAEKAPAVLKALIVDDEYPARMELRYRLEKYPDVEIIGEATSAREALHLIEALDYDVIFLDVQMPGVNGIELARQLRGREVPPRIVFVTAYENYAVPAFEMRAVDYLLKPIDDERLAETIQRLREARGLARPEPGEGEREGRRSPTLTWVLCERDERQIPVAPNEIVYIFSEGYNVYVQTHSERLVTRYTLQELTERLPSDQFFRCHRSYLVNIYQIREISPYFNGAYLLRMKDKNHSEVLVSRSNVKKLKELFAMD, from the coding sequence GTGCAGAAGGGCACCGGCCAGGCCGCGGCGGAGAAGGCGCCGGCGGTGCTGAAGGCGCTCATCGTGGACGACGAGTATCCCGCGCGCATGGAGCTCCGCTACCGGCTGGAGAAGTACCCGGACGTGGAGATCATCGGTGAGGCCACGAGCGCCCGGGAGGCCCTCCACCTCATCGAGGCGCTGGACTACGACGTGATCTTCCTCGACGTGCAGATGCCGGGGGTGAACGGCATCGAGCTGGCGCGCCAGCTGCGCGGCCGGGAGGTGCCGCCCCGCATCGTCTTCGTCACGGCGTACGAGAACTACGCCGTGCCCGCCTTCGAGATGCGGGCGGTCGACTACCTCCTCAAGCCCATCGACGACGAGCGGCTGGCGGAGACGATCCAGCGCCTGCGGGAGGCCCGGGGCCTGGCCCGGCCCGAGCCCGGCGAGGGGGAGCGGGAGGGGCGCCGCAGCCCCACGCTCACCTGGGTGCTGTGCGAACGGGACGAGCGGCAGATCCCCGTGGCGCCGAACGAGATCGTCTACATCTTCAGCGAGGGGTACAACGTCTACGTCCAGACCCACAGCGAGCGCCTCGTGACCCGCTACACCCTCCAGGAGCTGACCGAGCGCCTCCCCTCCGACCAGTTCTTCCGCTGCCACCGCAGCTACCTCGTCAACATCTACCAGATCCGCGAGATCAGCCCGTACTTCAACGGAGCCTACCTCCTGCGGATGAAGGACAAGAACCACAGCGAGGTGCTCGTCAGCCGCTCCAACGTGAAGAAGCTGAAGGAACTGTTCGCGATGGACTGA
- the glgP gene encoding alpha-glucan family phosphorylase: protein MEGARRPLVAYFCMEYGLHEELHTYAGGLGVLAGDHLKAAREIGLPLVGVGLLWRQGYTTQLIGEGGRPYDTYPDFRYDFLEDTGVRLCLRIRDRQVAVKVWLVDRYGNAPLYLLDTDLPENPFPDRAITAQLYGGSAEDRVAQEMVLGIGGVRALRRLGLNPTVYHFNEGHAVFAGIELIREQMERGLSFEDAREAVREQIVFTTHTPVSAGNEVHDHGLLRYMEAYHGLSYEQMRRIGGDPFGMTVAGLRLARLANGVSALHGRVARAMWSDVDQAAPIVHITNGVHPGTWQDPRIRAARGQAGDLWEAHLECKRELLQEVEARTGLWLDPAVLTIGFARRAAPYKRPDLIFRDPGRIVRLLESGRLQLLFSGKAHPRDEAAKEIVARLVDWARRFPGRVVFLQNYDMRLARVLTRGCDVWLNNPQRPLEASGTSGMKAAMNGVLNLSVLDGWWAEACEHGVNGWQFGGGYVGEGQADHDARALYDVLEREVIPTFYGDRDRWVRMMGASIDMSARFTAHRMVEQYRQLMYGL, encoded by the coding sequence GTGGAGGGCGCGCGCAGGCCGCTGGTCGCGTACTTCTGCATGGAGTACGGCCTGCACGAGGAACTGCACACGTATGCGGGGGGCCTCGGGGTTCTGGCGGGCGATCACCTGAAAGCTGCCAGGGAGATCGGCCTGCCCCTCGTGGGGGTGGGCCTGCTGTGGCGCCAAGGCTACACCACCCAGCTCATCGGCGAGGGCGGCCGCCCGTACGACACGTACCCGGACTTCCGGTACGACTTCCTGGAGGACACCGGGGTGCGGCTGTGCCTGCGCATCCGGGACCGGCAGGTCGCCGTGAAGGTCTGGCTGGTCGACCGCTACGGCAACGCGCCGCTGTACCTCCTGGACACGGACCTGCCGGAGAACCCGTTCCCCGACCGGGCCATCACGGCGCAGCTGTACGGCGGCTCGGCGGAGGACCGCGTGGCCCAGGAGATGGTCCTGGGGATCGGCGGCGTCCGGGCGCTGCGGCGCCTGGGCCTCAACCCGACCGTGTACCACTTCAACGAGGGTCACGCCGTCTTCGCCGGGATTGAGCTGATCCGGGAGCAGATGGAGCGGGGCCTGTCCTTCGAGGACGCCCGGGAGGCCGTCCGGGAGCAGATCGTCTTCACCACCCACACGCCGGTGTCGGCCGGCAACGAGGTGCACGACCACGGCCTGCTCCGCTACATGGAGGCCTACCACGGCCTGAGCTACGAGCAGATGCGCCGCATCGGGGGCGACCCCTTCGGGATGACCGTGGCGGGCCTCCGGCTCGCGCGCCTGGCCAACGGGGTCTCGGCCCTGCACGGCCGGGTGGCCCGGGCCATGTGGAGCGACGTCGACCAGGCCGCGCCCATCGTCCACATCACGAACGGCGTTCATCCCGGCACCTGGCAGGACCCCCGTATCCGGGCCGCGCGGGGACAGGCCGGCGACCTCTGGGAGGCCCACCTGGAGTGCAAGCGGGAGCTCCTCCAGGAAGTCGAGGCCCGCACGGGGCTGTGGCTCGATCCCGCCGTCCTGACCATCGGGTTCGCCCGCCGGGCCGCCCCCTACAAGCGGCCCGACCTGATCTTCCGGGACCCCGGCCGGATCGTGCGCCTGCTGGAGTCGGGGCGGCTCCAGCTCCTCTTCTCCGGCAAGGCCCACCCGCGGGACGAGGCGGCCAAGGAGATCGTGGCCCGCCTCGTCGACTGGGCGCGGCGCTTCCCGGGCCGGGTCGTGTTCCTGCAGAACTATGACATGCGCCTCGCCAGGGTGCTGACGCGTGGCTGCGACGTCTGGCTCAACAACCCGCAGCGGCCCCTCGAGGCGAGCGGGACATCGGGCATGAAGGCGGCCATGAACGGGGTGCTCAACCTCAGCGTCCTGGACGGGTGGTGGGCCGAGGCCTGCGAGCACGGGGTGAACGGCTGGCAGTTCGGCGGCGGATACGTCGGCGAGGGCCAGGCGGATCACGACGCCCGGGCCCTCTACGACGTGCTCGAGCGCGAGGTGATCCCCACGTTCTACGGGGACCGGGACCGCTGGGTGCGGATGATGGGGGCCAGCATCGACATGAGCGCCCGGTTCACCGCGCACCGGATGGTCGAGCAGTACCGCCAGCTCATGTACGGGCTGTGA
- the lipA gene encoding lipoyl synthase, with amino-acid sequence MGHAPVLRRGRPEAGVALRKPDWLKVRLETGESFTHLKGLMRAKTLHTVCEEARCPNIYECWNHGTATFMILGDTCTRNCGFCAVKSGRPTGLDLEEPFRVAQAVASMRLEHVVITCVARDDLEDQGASVFAATIRAIRQLSPGTRVEVLTSDFQGRREALQVVMDAEPDIYDHNIETVRRLTPLVRSRAEYDRSLAVLRMAKEMKPHIPTKSSIMLGFDETREEILQAMDDLRAAGVDILTIGQYLQPTPRQLQVMRYVPPEEFAELKEEALRRGFRHCESGPLVRTSYHAWDQVKSAHRRGLKTPTPVAVPDGPPDDVAILEAVEAYMRKDPT; translated from the coding sequence ATGGGACACGCGCCGGTGCTGCGCCGGGGCAGGCCGGAGGCCGGGGTGGCGCTGCGCAAGCCGGACTGGCTGAAGGTGCGCCTGGAGACCGGGGAGAGCTTCACGCACCTCAAGGGGCTCATGCGCGCCAAGACCCTGCACACGGTGTGCGAGGAGGCGCGCTGCCCGAACATCTACGAGTGCTGGAACCACGGCACCGCAACCTTCATGATCCTCGGCGACACCTGCACGCGGAACTGCGGCTTCTGCGCGGTGAAGAGCGGCCGCCCCACGGGGCTCGACCTGGAGGAGCCCTTCCGCGTGGCCCAGGCGGTCGCGTCCATGCGGCTGGAGCACGTGGTGATCACCTGCGTCGCCCGGGACGACCTGGAGGACCAGGGCGCATCGGTCTTCGCCGCCACCATCCGGGCGATCCGGCAGCTGAGCCCGGGGACCCGGGTCGAGGTGCTCACCTCCGACTTCCAGGGCCGCCGCGAGGCGCTCCAGGTCGTCATGGACGCGGAACCCGACATCTACGACCACAACATCGAGACCGTCCGCCGCCTCACCCCGCTCGTCCGCTCCCGGGCCGAGTACGACCGTTCCCTGGCCGTGCTGCGCATGGCCAAGGAGATGAAGCCGCACATCCCGACCAAGTCGTCCATCATGCTCGGGTTCGACGAGACCCGGGAGGAGATCTTGCAGGCCATGGACGACCTGCGGGCGGCCGGCGTGGACATCCTCACGATCGGGCAGTACCTGCAGCCCACGCCGAGGCAGCTGCAGGTGATGCGCTACGTGCCGCCCGAGGAGTTCGCCGAGCTCAAGGAGGAGGCGCTGCGGCGGGGCTTCAGGCACTGCGAGTCCGGGCCCCTCGTGCGCACCTCGTACCACGCCTGGGACCAGGTCAAGTCGGCGCACCGCCGCGGGCTGAAGACCCCGACGCCCGTTGCCGTTCCCGACGGGCCGCCGGACGACGTCGCCATCCTGGAGGCCGTCGAGGCGTACATGCGGAAGGACCCCACGTGA
- a CDS encoding dihydrolipoamide acetyltransferase family protein, with protein MPFDITMPKLGESVTEGTITRWLVAPGDRVEKYQPIAEVITDKVNAEIPSPEAGVILSLEVAEGTTVPVGALIARMEVPEGAAAGAPAPAAAAPAEPRPVATPASPVPAAAGGSAAPAGPAVPRAAALAVAPERPAAGSNGSGAPVRYSPAVTRLAQEHGIDLSLIRGTGLGGRVTRKDVERYLAARAAGAVAVPPAPSRTGAAPAPAAVPVPAAALAQAAAPAGAVLPAARAGDRAIPVTPVRRRIAERMVQARHEQPHAWTMVRADVTGLVQLRNAVREAFRAREGIDLTFMPFFIRAVVESLREYPMLNSTWAGDQIIVHGDIHISVAVATEDALVVPVIHHADRLSLAGLAHAVHDLAERARAGKLTLEDVQGGTFTVNNTGAFGSVASAPILNYPQAAILTLEAITKEPVVLENDAIAIRHMVNLCCSMDHRVLDGLAVGRFLQAVKRRLEAYRPGMEVV; from the coding sequence TTGCCGTTCGACATCACGATGCCCAAGCTGGGCGAGAGCGTCACCGAAGGCACCATCACCCGGTGGCTCGTGGCGCCCGGCGACCGGGTGGAGAAGTACCAGCCCATCGCCGAGGTCATCACCGACAAGGTGAACGCCGAGATCCCGTCCCCGGAGGCCGGCGTCATCCTCTCCCTGGAGGTGGCGGAGGGCACCACGGTGCCGGTCGGCGCCCTCATTGCCCGGATGGAGGTCCCGGAGGGGGCCGCCGCCGGGGCCCCTGCGCCGGCCGCGGCCGCCCCGGCGGAGCCGCGCCCGGTGGCTACACCCGCCTCGCCCGTTCCCGCCGCGGCAGGGGGGTCCGCCGCGCCGGCCGGCCCTGCCGTGCCCCGGGCGGCCGCTCTCGCCGTGGCGCCGGAGCGGCCGGCGGCGGGGAGCAACGGAAGTGGGGCGCCGGTCCGCTATTCCCCCGCCGTCACGCGGCTCGCCCAGGAGCACGGGATCGACCTGAGCCTCATCCGGGGCACCGGCCTGGGCGGACGGGTCACGCGCAAGGACGTGGAGCGCTACCTGGCGGCGCGCGCCGCCGGCGCCGTGGCCGTCCCGCCGGCGCCTTCCCGGACCGGCGCCGCACCGGCGCCGGCGGCCGTGCCGGTGCCGGCCGCCGCGCTCGCGCAGGCCGCCGCGCCGGCGGGCGCAGTCCTGCCCGCCGCCCGCGCCGGGGACAGGGCGATCCCGGTCACCCCGGTGCGGCGGCGCATCGCCGAGCGAATGGTGCAGGCCCGCCACGAGCAGCCCCACGCCTGGACCATGGTCCGCGCCGACGTCACCGGGCTGGTCCAGCTGCGAAACGCCGTCCGGGAGGCGTTCCGGGCCCGGGAGGGGATCGACCTCACCTTCATGCCGTTCTTCATCCGGGCCGTCGTGGAGTCGCTCCGGGAGTACCCGATGCTCAACTCGACGTGGGCGGGGGACCAGATCATCGTCCACGGCGACATCCACATCTCGGTCGCCGTCGCCACCGAGGACGCGCTCGTCGTGCCGGTCATCCACCACGCCGACCGGCTGAGCCTCGCCGGGCTGGCCCACGCCGTGCACGACCTGGCGGAGCGGGCCCGGGCCGGGAAGCTCACGCTCGAGGACGTGCAGGGCGGCACCTTCACGGTGAACAACACGGGGGCCTTCGGGTCCGTCGCCTCGGCGCCGATCCTCAACTACCCCCAGGCGGCCATCCTCACGCTGGAGGCCATCACGAAGGAGCCGGTGGTGCTCGAGAACGACGCCATCGCCATCCGGCACATGGTGAACCTCTGCTGCAGCATGGATCACCGGGTCCTCGACGGGCTCGCCGTCGGCCGGTTCCTGCAGGCGGTGAAGCGCCGGCTGGAGGCGTACCGGCCGGGGATGGAAGTGGTGTAG
- a CDS encoding alpha-ketoacid dehydrogenase subunit beta: protein MPVMQFIEAVRETLRDEMRRDERVFVMGEDVGRRGGVFRATQGLIDEFGEERVIDTPLTESAIVGVGIGAALTGMRPVCEIQFADFIWPAMNQIISEAARMRYRSNGDWFVPMVIRAPFGGGVHGGLYHSQSVEAHFAHSPGLKIVVPSTPYDVRGLLRSAIRDDDPVLFFEHKGLYRAARGEVPEGDYTIPIGKADVKRDGTDITVFSYGKTLHFCLEAAEQVAHEGISAMVVDLRSLRPLDEETILRAAARTGKVLIVHEDNAFMGIGAEVAALIAERVLFELDAPVMRLCGPEIPAMPYSAPLEKAYMLSPEKVAAKMRELAAF, encoded by the coding sequence ATGCCGGTCATGCAGTTCATCGAGGCCGTGCGGGAGACCCTGCGGGACGAGATGCGCCGGGACGAGCGGGTCTTCGTCATGGGCGAGGACGTCGGCCGCCGGGGCGGGGTCTTCCGTGCCACCCAGGGCCTGATCGACGAGTTCGGCGAGGAGCGGGTGATCGACACCCCGCTCACCGAGTCGGCGATCGTCGGGGTCGGGATCGGCGCCGCCCTGACCGGCATGCGGCCGGTGTGCGAGATCCAGTTCGCCGACTTCATCTGGCCCGCGATGAACCAGATCATCTCCGAGGCCGCCCGGATGCGGTACCGGTCGAACGGCGACTGGTTCGTGCCGATGGTCATCCGGGCCCCCTTCGGCGGCGGTGTCCACGGCGGGCTGTACCACAGCCAGAGCGTGGAGGCGCACTTCGCCCACTCGCCGGGGCTCAAGATCGTGGTGCCCAGCACCCCTTACGACGTCCGGGGGCTCCTGCGCTCGGCCATCCGGGACGACGACCCCGTGCTGTTCTTCGAGCACAAGGGGCTCTACCGGGCCGCCCGCGGCGAGGTGCCCGAGGGCGATTACACGATCCCCATCGGCAAGGCCGACGTGAAGCGCGACGGCACCGACATCACCGTCTTCTCCTACGGCAAGACGCTGCACTTCTGCCTGGAGGCGGCCGAGCAGGTCGCGCACGAGGGGATCAGCGCCATGGTCGTCGACCTCCGGTCGCTCCGGCCGCTCGACGAGGAGACGATCCTCCGCGCCGCCGCCCGGACCGGCAAGGTGCTCATCGTTCACGAGGACAACGCCTTCATGGGCATCGGCGCGGAGGTGGCGGCCCTGATCGCCGAGCGGGTGCTCTTCGAACTCGACGCGCCGGTCATGCGCCTGTGCGGCCCGGAGATCCCCGCCATGCCCTACTCGGCGCCCCTGGAGAAGGCGTACATGCTCAGCCCGGAGAAGGTCGCGGCCAAGATGCGGGAACTCGCTGCGTTCTGA
- a CDS encoding metal-dependent hydrolase: protein MNRIGRDVEITWLGHSTFQIRTPGGKTVLIDPWVQGNPATPERFKQGLKPDILFVTHGHFDHIGDAVQIARESGSQVVAIYETVAWLEKKGVKNTVGMNKGGTVDLGGIRATMVHAVHSCGIMDQDEGRIIYGGEACGYVLELENGFRLYHAGDTMVFGDMKLIGELWQPDVALLPIGDHFTMDPRQAAYAARLLGVKRVIPMHHGTFPLLTGKPAQLEELLRADGIEVLTLQPGESLT, encoded by the coding sequence GTGAACCGGATCGGCCGCGACGTGGAGATCACCTGGCTTGGCCACTCGACCTTCCAGATCCGGACGCCGGGCGGCAAGACGGTGCTCATCGACCCGTGGGTGCAGGGCAACCCGGCCACCCCCGAGCGCTTCAAGCAGGGCCTGAAGCCGGACATCCTGTTCGTGACCCACGGCCACTTCGACCACATCGGCGATGCGGTGCAGATCGCCCGGGAGAGCGGGAGCCAGGTCGTCGCCATCTACGAGACGGTGGCGTGGCTGGAGAAGAAGGGTGTCAAGAACACGGTCGGCATGAACAAGGGCGGGACGGTCGACCTGGGCGGCATCCGGGCCACCATGGTCCACGCGGTCCACAGCTGCGGCATCATGGATCAGGACGAGGGCCGGATCATTTACGGCGGTGAGGCGTGCGGCTACGTGCTGGAGCTGGAGAACGGCTTTCGCCTGTACCACGCCGGCGACACCATGGTGTTCGGCGACATGAAGCTCATCGGCGAGCTGTGGCAGCCGGACGTCGCCCTCCTCCCCATCGGCGACCACTTCACCATGGACCCCCGCCAGGCTGCCTACGCCGCCCGCCTGCTCGGGGTGAAGCGCGTGATCCCGATGCACCACGGCACCTTCCCGCTCCTCACCGGCAAGCCCGCGCAGCTGGAGGAACTCCTGCGGGCCGACGGCATCGAGGTGCTGACCCTCCAGCCGGGCGAGTCGTTGACCTGA
- a CDS encoding histidine kinase, whose product MGINRKYRILYFLLAITGAGVAALLLAPWGGAVAALALVLQLVVAVGILSAADPTPRPPSSSELESLSNSFDATLRISGETLPYLRQGLNEESAQKITELMRRITEVDAVAITDTEKILGFSGVGCRRHQQGGPILTDATREVLRTGQPKVVVDPRVLSCDEPGCPHPLKSAVIAPLKFRGRVVGTFKLYRTQAQALPPHVARLAVGIAQILDMQMELAEAERQRQLVTKARLEALQAQIRPHFLFNVLNTIIHFSRTDVEKARELLVQLASFFRRSLSYRGNFITLQEELEYINTYLALEKARYGDKLRVRMRIDPKVLSVPIPILTLQPLVENSVVHGIAPLEGGGTVGMLARRVRDEIHVLVYDTGVGMDRETVERVFRDGYGTGMGLGLTNVNDRLVSLYGEAYRLRVRSAPGKGTAIRVRIPLRAPAGAAADGDRAPALAPTLRIPAEVPEPVVTGPSGAGQVPA is encoded by the coding sequence GTGGGCATCAACCGCAAGTACCGCATCCTGTACTTCCTTCTGGCCATCACGGGGGCGGGTGTGGCCGCCCTCCTCCTCGCGCCCTGGGGCGGGGCCGTGGCCGCCCTGGCGCTCGTGCTCCAGCTGGTCGTGGCGGTGGGCATCCTCTCGGCCGCCGACCCCACCCCCCGCCCGCCCAGCAGCAGCGAGCTCGAGAGCCTGTCGAACTCCTTCGACGCGACCCTCCGGATCAGCGGCGAGACGCTGCCCTACCTGCGCCAGGGCCTGAACGAGGAGTCCGCCCAGAAGATCACGGAGCTCATGCGGCGGATCACCGAGGTCGACGCCGTGGCGATCACGGACACGGAGAAGATCCTCGGCTTCAGCGGGGTCGGCTGCCGGCGTCACCAGCAGGGCGGCCCGATCCTCACCGACGCCACCCGGGAAGTCCTGCGGACCGGCCAGCCCAAGGTGGTCGTGGATCCCCGGGTCCTGTCCTGTGACGAGCCCGGCTGCCCGCACCCGCTCAAGTCGGCGGTGATCGCGCCCCTGAAGTTCCGGGGCCGGGTGGTCGGCACCTTCAAGCTCTACCGGACGCAGGCCCAGGCGCTGCCGCCCCACGTCGCCCGGCTGGCCGTCGGGATCGCCCAGATCCTGGACATGCAGATGGAGCTGGCCGAGGCCGAGCGCCAGCGCCAGCTCGTCACCAAGGCCCGCCTGGAGGCGCTGCAGGCCCAGATCCGCCCGCATTTCCTCTTCAACGTCCTCAACACGATCATCCACTTCAGCCGCACCGACGTGGAGAAGGCGCGCGAACTCCTCGTGCAGCTGGCGAGCTTCTTCCGCCGGTCGCTCAGCTACCGCGGGAACTTCATCACCCTCCAGGAGGAACTCGAGTACATCAACACGTACCTGGCCCTCGAGAAGGCCCGGTACGGCGACAAGCTCCGGGTCCGGATGCGCATCGACCCCAAGGTGCTCAGCGTGCCCATCCCGATCCTCACCCTGCAGCCGCTCGTGGAGAACTCGGTGGTCCACGGCATCGCCCCCCTGGAGGGAGGAGGCACCGTGGGGATGCTCGCGCGCCGGGTCCGGGACGAGATCCACGTGCTCGTCTACGACACCGGCGTGGGCATGGACCGGGAGACCGTCGAGCGTGTCTTCCGGGACGGGTACGGCACCGGGATGGGCCTGGGGCTCACGAACGTGAACGACCGCCTCGTCAGCCTGTACGGCGAGGCGTACCGGCTGCGGGTGCGGTCGGCGCCGGGGAAGGGCACGGCCATCCGGGTGCGCATCCCCCTGCGCGCTCCCGCCGGGGCCGCGGCCGACGGGGACCGCGCCCCCGCCCTGGCCCCGACGCTCCGCATCCCCGCCGAGGTCCCGGAACCCGTCGTCACCGGCCCCTCCGGAGCCGGACAGGTGCCGGCCTGA
- the folE gene encoding GTP cyclohydrolase I FolE: protein MQEPLEGRGGVDKEKIERAVRMILEAIGEDPDREGLRETPRRIADFYEEVTVGLRVDPGRHLATVFHEDHHEEMVIVKDIPFQSLCEHHLVPFVGKAHVVYIPRDGRLVGLSKLARVVEEFSRRPQLQERLTSQVADLIVERLNPLGVMVVIEAEHMCMTMRGVRKPGSITVTSAVRGAFAHEPATRAEAMALIKGVSR from the coding sequence TTGCAGGAACCCTTGGAGGGGCGCGGCGGCGTCGACAAGGAGAAGATCGAGCGGGCCGTGCGCATGATCCTGGAGGCGATCGGCGAGGACCCGGACCGGGAGGGGCTCCGCGAGACGCCCCGGCGGATCGCCGACTTCTACGAGGAGGTGACGGTGGGGCTCCGGGTCGACCCCGGGCGTCACCTCGCCACCGTCTTTCACGAGGACCACCACGAGGAGATGGTCATCGTGAAGGACATCCCGTTCCAGTCGCTCTGCGAGCACCACCTCGTGCCCTTCGTCGGCAAGGCGCACGTGGTCTACATCCCCCGTGACGGGCGGCTCGTCGGGCTGTCGAAGCTCGCCCGGGTCGTCGAGGAGTTCTCCCGCCGCCCGCAGCTGCAGGAGCGCCTGACGAGCCAGGTCGCAGACCTGATCGTCGAGCGGCTCAACCCGCTCGGGGTGATGGTGGTGATCGAGGCGGAGCACATGTGCATGACCATGCGGGGGGTGCGCAAGCCGGGATCGATCACCGTGACCTCGGCGGTGCGCGGCGCCTTCGCCCACGAGCCCGCCACCCGTGCGGAGGCGATGGCGCTCATCAAGGGCGTGTCGCGGTAG
- the hpt gene encoding hypoxanthine phosphoribosyltransferase, with the protein MEAAEPCRGGERLDHSVEPLIAEADLKQKVTELARRISADYAGKSLLVVGVLKGAFVFCADLLRQFQGVDAQVDFIASSSYGAATESSGAVKILKDLDTAVEGRHVLLVEDIVDTGLTLRYLRDHIERQQPASVRICVLLDKPSRRQVDVPVDYVGFEIPDEFVVGYGIDWAERYRYLPYIGVVRFKGG; encoded by the coding sequence ATGGAAGCCGCAGAGCCCTGTCGGGGAGGAGAGCGATTGGACCACAGCGTCGAACCCCTCATCGCCGAGGCGGATCTGAAGCAGAAGGTCACGGAGCTGGCGCGGCGGATCTCGGCGGACTACGCCGGGAAGTCCCTCCTCGTGGTGGGCGTGCTGAAGGGGGCCTTCGTCTTCTGCGCCGACCTGCTCCGCCAGTTCCAGGGCGTCGACGCCCAGGTGGACTTCATCGCCTCGTCGTCGTACGGCGCAGCGACCGAGTCCTCCGGCGCCGTCAAGATCCTGAAGGACCTGGATACGGCCGTGGAGGGGCGGCACGTCCTCCTGGTGGAGGACATCGTCGACACCGGCCTCACCCTGCGCTACCTGCGCGACCACATCGAGCGCCAGCAGCCGGCCTCCGTCCGCATCTGCGTGCTGCTCGACAAGCCTTCCCGCCGCCAGGTCGACGTGCCGGTGGACTACGTCGGGTTCGAGATCCCGGACGAGTTCGTCGTGGGCTACGGCATCGACTGGGCGGAGCGGTACCGCTACCTGCCGTACATCGGCGTCGTCCGCTTCAAGGGAGGGTAG
- a CDS encoding ATPase P, producing MRQIEIPGSGVLQLRYLLLDFNGTIATDGKLIEGVAPRLEALARDLEIHVLTADTFGTARQATASLPVRLTAVRGVGGGEDKARVVRDLGAAHVAVIGNGFNDVAMLREAALGIVVIGAEGASAAALAAARVVALRIEDALDLLLHPRRLVATLRT from the coding sequence ATGCGGCAGATCGAGATCCCGGGAAGCGGCGTGCTCCAGCTGCGCTACCTCCTTCTCGACTTCAACGGGACGATCGCGACCGACGGGAAGCTCATCGAGGGCGTCGCCCCGCGGCTCGAGGCGCTGGCCCGGGACCTGGAGATCCACGTGCTTACCGCCGACACGTTCGGGACCGCCCGTCAGGCCACGGCGAGCCTTCCCGTGCGGCTGACGGCCGTCCGGGGGGTGGGGGGAGGGGAGGACAAGGCCCGGGTCGTGCGCGACCTTGGGGCGGCGCACGTGGCGGTCATCGGGAACGGCTTCAACGACGTGGCCATGCTCCGGGAGGCGGCCCTGGGCATCGTGGTGATCGGCGCAGAGGGGGCGAGCGCCGCCGCCCTGGCGGCGGCGCGGGTGGTGGCACTGCGGATCGAGGACGCCCTGGACCTGCTCCTCCACCCGCGGCGGTTGGTGGCCACGCTGCGGACGTGA